The following proteins are co-located in the Triticum aestivum cultivar Chinese Spring chromosome 1A, IWGSC CS RefSeq v2.1, whole genome shotgun sequence genome:
- the LOC123157396 gene encoding uncharacterized protein, translating into MEAGSETTGEAGTERAGGSRRTLRKTTKADYPSVLDVMDAAMNQVLEEQMEWLVARWNAENPDATPLVVEALTEEQRESLEREHLAREVLIGQAYVDKMAAEDMARLELEKTNPKKDPDERSYQSYRENWEWKYAEEFGSFEATIKVEEIYGDLHWPLDVFGLVAVRDDLDHHRNIIFERKRDNCQTLNEEDPYLVLTGPTRAPVTLFGPMHFDITLKVKRINELEDKDLSLLGFRYECCKSINYQASKGECALRSCVSSQKRRSKMSTLELTCGIVASSIEATISVRIVGGSWPDGFSGRFIASTASVSHMRVLLLNIGDKDTPVVAADGTIELSRRVVSVESFGELRVHAAGWLGSQQIDSEVFFKPLESGRSSRSLKVGSCEMEVTVGWSLFPLCYPIDRIPSPKNG; encoded by the exons ATGGAGGCGGGTTCGGAGACGACGGGGGAAGCGGGAACCGAGAGGGCCGGGGGGAGTAGGAGAACGTTGAGGAAGACCACAAAGGCGGATTATCCATCGGTGCTGGACGTGATGGATGCCGCGATGAATCAGGTACTAGAGGAGCAAATGGAGTGGCTGGTGGCGAGGTGGAACGCCGAGAACCCCGACGCGACGCCGCTCGTGGTGGAAGCGCTCACGGAGGAGCAGCGAGAGTCGCTGGAGCGAGAGCATTTGGCCAGGGAGGTGTTGATTGGTCAGGCGTACGTGGATAAGATGGCGGCCGAAGACATGGCAAGACTGGAGTTGGAGAAAACAAATCCGAAGAAGGATCCCGACGAGCGGTCTTACCAATCTTACCGAGAGAACTGGGAGTGGAAATATGCTGAAGAGTTCGGCTCCTTCGAGGCCACGA TTAAAGTTGAGGAAATATATGGGGATTTACATTGGCCACTGGATGTGTTTGGTCTCGTTGCTGTGAGGGATGACCTGGATCACCATCGCAATATTATCTTTGAGCGCAAAAGGGATAACTGCCAAACTCTCAATGAGGAG GATCCATATTTAGTATTAACAGGTCCTACCCGTGCTCCCGTGACTCTGTTTGGGCCTATGCATTTCGATATCACGCTGAAAGTGAAGCGCATTAATGAGTTAGAGGACAAAGATCTAAGCCTGCTAGGCTTTCGCTACGAGTGCTGCAAGTCAATCAATTATCAAGCAAGTAAGGGAGAGTGCGCCCTCAGATCATGCGTGAGCAGCCAAAAACGTAGAAGCAAGATGAGCACATTGGAGCTGACATGTGGCATTGTAGCCTCATCCATTGAGGCCACAATCAGTGTGCGTATTGTTGGTGGGTCCTGGCCAGATGGATTCAGCGGGCGGTTCATTGCCTCGACTGCAAGCGTCAGTCACATGAGGGTGTTACTGCTTAATATTGGAGATAAGGATACGCCTGTTGTTGCTGCTGATGGCACCATTGAGCTGTCACGACGCGTGGTTTCTGTTGAAAGCTTTGGGGAGCTGAGAGTGCATGCAGCAGGTTGGCTAGGCAGCCAGCAGATTGACAGTGAGGTGTTCTTTAAACCATTAGAATCTGGTAGAAGCTCTCGTTCGCTTAAGGTTGGCTCGTGTGAAATGGAAGTTACCGTTGGCTGGTCCCTTTTTCCGTTATGTTATCCCATTGACCGTATTCCTTCACCCAAGAATGGGTGA